Proteins encoded within one genomic window of Tamandua tetradactyla isolate mTamTet1 chromosome 11, mTamTet1.pri, whole genome shotgun sequence:
- the FAM174C gene encoding protein FAM174C isoform X1, with the protein MGPRVPPPLPLLLPALLLWALLSGTREAAPPPPSSVQPALSPPPPPAVTNGSQLAPPANGTHPRPLNSPGSPLLRSFYVLTGFSGLAALYFLIRAFRLKKPQQRRYGLLANTEDPTEMASLDSDKETVFETWNLRCHRGWPWARHTSCFWPLLPSPLMPGRSHNAYIREFSKYSFGLYFSKPLLNGQGMLGDSLPDAVWSHLNQQGLWRSHLQMSLYLLDRCLQEPGEADIPMILGAGQCPGPFPCTWGHPLMPLVSPRSTCWNLPGLPAAASACLPGRHPSLAEVVHSRSHSGCHSFPLGL; encoded by the exons ATGGGGCCGCGCGTGCCGCCGCCGCTCCCGCTGTTGCTGCCGGCGCTGCTGTTGTGGGCACTGCTGAGTGGAACCCGGGAGGCCGCGCCCCCGCCGCCATCCTCCGTGCAGCCCGCGCTGTcgcccccgccgccgcccgccGTGACGAACGGCAGCCAGCTGGCCCCGCCGGCCAACGGCACGCACCCACGGCCTCTGAATTCGCCGGGCTCGCCGTTGCTGCGCTCGTTTTACGTGCTCACGGGCTTTAGCGGCCTTGCCGCGCTCTACTTCCTCATCCGGGCCTTCAG GTTGAAGAAGCCTCAGCAGAGGAGGTATGGGCTACTGGCCAACACCGAGGACCCCACCGAGATGGCCTCGCTGGACAGTGACAAGGAGACAGTCTTTGAGACGTGGAATCTGAGATG TCACAGAGGATGGCCTTGGGCAAGGCACACTTCCTGCTTCTGGCCACTGCTGCCCAGTCCTTTGATGCCAGGGAGGAGCCATAACGCTTACATTAGGGAATTCTCCAAGTATTCATTTGGCCTCTATTTCTCTAAACCTCTGCTTAATGGTCAAG GTATGTTGGGTGACAGCCTCCCAGATgcagtttggtctcatcttaaccAGCAGGGTCTGTggagatcccatttacaaatgagccTATACCTGCTGGACAG ATGCCTCCAGGAGCCAGGGGAGGCTGACATTCCGATGATCTTGGGGGCAGGACAGTGTCCTGGGCCCTTTCCCTGCACCTGGGGGCACCCGCTGATGCCTCTTGTCAGCCCCAGAAGCACCTGCTGGAACCTGCCCGGCCTGCCTGCAGCTGCCTCTGCCTGCCTCCCGGGACGCCACCCCAGTCTGGCTGAGGTTGTACACAGCAGAAGTCACAGCGGCTGCCACAGCTTCCCGCTAGGACTCTGA
- the FAM174C gene encoding protein FAM174C isoform X2: protein MGPRVPPPLPLLLPALLLWALLSGTREAAPPPPSSVQPALSPPPPPAVTNGSQLAPPANGTHPRPLNSPGSPLLRSFYVLTGFSGLAALYFLIRAFRLKKPQQRRYGLLANTEDPTEMASLDSDKETVFETWNLRCHRGWPWARHTSCFWPLLPSPLMPGRSHNAYIREFSKYSFGLYFSKPLLNGQDASRSQGRLTFR from the exons ATGGGGCCGCGCGTGCCGCCGCCGCTCCCGCTGTTGCTGCCGGCGCTGCTGTTGTGGGCACTGCTGAGTGGAACCCGGGAGGCCGCGCCCCCGCCGCCATCCTCCGTGCAGCCCGCGCTGTcgcccccgccgccgcccgccGTGACGAACGGCAGCCAGCTGGCCCCGCCGGCCAACGGCACGCACCCACGGCCTCTGAATTCGCCGGGCTCGCCGTTGCTGCGCTCGTTTTACGTGCTCACGGGCTTTAGCGGCCTTGCCGCGCTCTACTTCCTCATCCGGGCCTTCAG GTTGAAGAAGCCTCAGCAGAGGAGGTATGGGCTACTGGCCAACACCGAGGACCCCACCGAGATGGCCTCGCTGGACAGTGACAAGGAGACAGTCTTTGAGACGTGGAATCTGAGATG TCACAGAGGATGGCCTTGGGCAAGGCACACTTCCTGCTTCTGGCCACTGCTGCCCAGTCCTTTGATGCCAGGGAGGAGCCATAACGCTTACATTAGGGAATTCTCCAAGTATTCATTTGGCCTCTATTTCTCTAAACCTCTGCTTAATGGTCAAG ATGCCTCCAGGAGCCAGGGGAGGCTGACATTCCGATGA
- the FAM174C gene encoding protein FAM174C isoform X3, protein MGPRVPPPLPLLLPALLLWALLSGTREAAPPPPSSVQPALSPPPPPAVTNGSQLAPPANGTHPRPLNSPGSPLLRSFYVLTGFSGLAALYFLIRAFRLKKPQQRRYGLLANTEDPTEMASLDSDKETVFETWNLR, encoded by the exons ATGGGGCCGCGCGTGCCGCCGCCGCTCCCGCTGTTGCTGCCGGCGCTGCTGTTGTGGGCACTGCTGAGTGGAACCCGGGAGGCCGCGCCCCCGCCGCCATCCTCCGTGCAGCCCGCGCTGTcgcccccgccgccgcccgccGTGACGAACGGCAGCCAGCTGGCCCCGCCGGCCAACGGCACGCACCCACGGCCTCTGAATTCGCCGGGCTCGCCGTTGCTGCGCTCGTTTTACGTGCTCACGGGCTTTAGCGGCCTTGCCGCGCTCTACTTCCTCATCCGGGCCTTCAG GTTGAAGAAGCCTCAGCAGAGGAGGTATGGGCTACTGGCCAACACCGAGGACCCCACCGAGATGGCCTCGCTGGACAGTGACAAGGAGACAGTCTTTGAGACGTGGAATCTGAGATG A